In one Sebastes umbrosus isolate fSebUmb1 chromosome 13, fSebUmb1.pri, whole genome shotgun sequence genomic region, the following are encoded:
- the arl5a gene encoding ADP-ribosylation factor-like protein 5A: protein MGILFTKLWRLFNHQEHKVIIVGLDNAGKTTILYQFSMNEVVHTSPTIGSNVEEIVVNNTHFLMWDIGGQESLRSSWNTYYTNTEFVIVVVDSTDRERISVTKEELYRMLAHEDLRKAGLLIFANKQDVKGCMSVAEISQSLQLTSVKDHQWHIQACCALTGEGLCQGLEWMMSRLRVR, encoded by the exons ATGGGGATACTCTTCACCAAGCTCTGGAGGCTGTTCAACCATCAAG AGCACAAAGTTATTATCGTGGGCCTGGACAATGCTGGCAAGACCACTATTCTTTACCAGTT ttCAATGAATGAGGTGGTGCACACCTCTCCTACGATTGGGAGCAACGTGGAGGAGATTGTGGTCAACAACACTCATTTCCTGATGTGGGACATCGGGGGCCAGGAGTCCCTTAGGTCATCGTGGAACACGtactacacaaacacagag TTTGTCATTGTGGTGGTCGACAGCACAGACAGAGAACGGATCTCAGTGACCAAAGAGGAACTCTACAGAATGCTAGCACATGAA GATTTAAGAAAGGCAGGGCTGTTGATCTTTGCCAACAAGCAGGATGTGAAAGGTTGCATGTCTGTGGCCGAGATCTCCCAGAGCCTCCAGCTTACCTCTGTCAAAGACCACCAGTGGCACATCCAGGCCTGCTGCGCCCTCACTGGGGAGGG GTTGTGCCAGGGTCTTGAGTGGATGATGTCACGGCTGCGTGTGAGATGA